The genomic interval CCATCGGCCTGCAGGATAACCGACAACTTCTTGTCCTCTTCGTTCAAGCGTTCGCGAAGTTTGCGGGCATACTTGGCTGCCCTCTCCACAACAGCTGAAAAATTGCTCAAAGTTAGATGTGAAGAAAGGATTGGTTAGTAAGAGATCCCTACGATTTTTGTAGACAAAAATGGATTCCCTTGGTCCTTGGGCCTTCTCAAAATCGTGCTCGCACCCAACAATGTTCTCATCGTGATGGGTGATATAAACGAGGGACATTGTAATGCAAATATATAAGGTTGAAAGTAGGGAACTCTAAAGCGTGATATTTTACTGACTATTCGTTTAATACTAACAGTCTGTTTAGTAGACTTCTGCGTTGCCAAGTACCTCCGCGCTGACTTTGATTGATTTAACTAATAACAAAGGTTGCTATAGATTTTTCAGAGTTTCCTGGAGATATTTAAACTTTTCTAACAATTGGAATTCGATATTTGTTCTGGATCTTTCAGGAACAGACAGAAAGTTGGTAttattgtatgtatattttttaaagcacagaatcaagctacagcttgtgtCGCACACGAGTTacattaataaattgtaaataatttgttaCCATATAAAATTcgtgtatataaatatttcgcttgcgtatataaaataattgtttgcATTGTAAAATTAGCACTAAGATCGTTTGTCATGGTTACATTTTGATTCCGAAGCTTAACAATAAACATGGAAGTGTTGGAAGCACGATTTAAATACGAATACGACatagattcagattcagatacggATTACAGATTATAGATTCAAAGcagcacacaaaaatgctGGTGCCGACTTACAAGCTAGATATGTGTTTTTAATGGGTTATGAATTTGACGATGTTAACGAATGTAAAAGCCACTCAGAATTTGCACTGTTTTTGGATGTGGCCAGCTTTTCTCTGCTGACCACCAATAGGCACTACGAAAATTTCGGATCAGCACATGGTCCTTTGCTATTGCACGTTGACAAGTTGATGTACTGGAGATTTGATACCATTTAGCTGAACCAGCAGTTTTACTTGTTGCCGCTGCTCTCGCGCTCCTCTCGAATCCTTTTGAATGCCTCCGTCTTGACAAAGTCCACGGATCTATAGACTACGCTGCTGGGCACTGGGGCACGGGCTCCACCAGCTTCTACGCCAGCCAGTCGCATCCCACTAGCTCCGTTTCCTCCCTGTGAATACAGATTTCCCACACTCATGCTGGATCGATTTAGCAATGGCGGTTTGTTTGTCACATCCAAATCAAAGTACTGAAGCTTATGCTCAGGCTGCGCCGCCGCTTGCTGTTTGGGAGCGGCCGCTCCCGTCAAGCTCATCATGGCAGCCGCTGCCGATGCGGTGCGCTGATGCTGTACCGACATGCTGCCGGGACTGTTTGGATGCTGTCGATGCTGTTGGCGAGGCAGGGTGCGGGTCTCATGGAAGAAGGCGTTGGCTGCCGGGGAGTGGACATCCGTTTCATGCGGCAGCACCATTGAAAGAGGTGCTCCGGAGGAACGTCGTGTTGCCGGCGACATGGTGACCGGATTACCCAACTAAAAGTAAGACATTCGTGAAAGGATGTTGTGTATGTACAACGTTTCTTACTCACCTTATAGGCATTCGGCTTGCACTTTCTGTCTACGCTGGGCGGTCCAATCGCCTGCTGCAGTTGGGCTGCACCCAATTTATTGGTTAAATGCTCCACGCCCACCGGGGGCTTTGCCGGAAATTCCTCCGGCGGTTTGTCCTCTACAACTGGCAATCCTCCCGCCACCTTTGGCTTAAGTTTGCGGTTCACTGGCGGGCAATCCGCCTGCTCCATGAAGTCGTATCGAAAAACATTGCCCTCCATCTTTGTGGGAGCTGCATTAGTATAGCAGTGTCGGGGCAACGTTCGCGCACTGGTGGGCGATGAGGCGGCTGTCTGTGCTCCGCCAACCAGGCCGGGATTCGCTGCCGCTGAGATGGCGGCCACTGCACCCAAATCGGCCGCCATGAGATTTGGCGTCGATGCAGCAATGGGGTTGGAATTGTGTGGGCTGGTGACTGGTCGCTCGCCCAGCAGCTGGTTGACGTTGTAGTAAGGCTGCTGATGAGACCTTGGAATGTCGTAGCTTTCTTCGATGAAAGCGGAGTGGGCGTTGCGGCGTGCCACAATGGCCGGTGAAGTATTTTCCGTATCCGACAGCTGCGGCAGATCGCGAGGAATTCTGCGAGTACAAAAATTGACATTGGAATGTGTTTAAAGTTCACTTGACAGTGCTTTAACTCACTTTTCATTCTCCTTAAAGTCCAATATGAGATTATTTTTGTTCTTCAGCACCTTGGCCAACTTATCCAGCGTTCCTTGGTCACCAGCCTCTGCCAGAGATGCTGCTCCCGCTAGCTTGGAATTCTTTTCAGGTGGTGGCACGCTCGCTCCACCTTCTTCGGGCATCTTGGAGAAACGCTGCGAGTAGGTCAGTACGAATGATTCGTTCTCAATGGAACTATCCGAAGGTCGAGTGCTGCGATCTGTAATAAATCTTTCTTAACTGCGAATTCGCTTTGATGTTTGACATTCGAGTGCTTACCGACATTCTCGCGCAGGGGCAAAGGATGAGCCCACTCATCGTCATCGGTGAAAACGCTTTCCGAATCGGAGTCGGAGCGCTGTTTACTAGCATTGTTATTGGCCAATTGTTGCTGAATGGAAAACAAgataattattaattacaacTGCATGACGTACTACATCGTAATCTATCAACTTACCAGACTCAAATTGGTAATCTTCGGTGAGTAGGACTGATCGTTGGTCAGATTCAGACCAATGTTGTTATGACTGCGCGGCGTATCGTAGAACTTGGGGTCCAAGTTGTTCAACGGCGTGGTGGGGTTGTTTGGTATGGCCACATCTGCACCGGGAGTTCCACTGCCGGGCAGGAATCTCGGGCTGCCCGAGAAGCACTCGCTGATCGGTATGTATGGTCCGGAGGCGGTGCTCAAAGCGGGTGAAGCCTGCACGCTGCTGTGTTGCTGGGCCGCTGCCTCGGCCAGAGTTTGCTGAGTGAGCACCAGGTGCTCCGGCAACTTTCGCACCACGCCGTTCGCGCTGACGGCCAAGCGAGctgcttgttgctgctgctgcagttgctcggcggctgcagctgccgcctgAGCTTGGATCAAAGCACTGTGATTCAGATACAGAGCCGTTGCCGGCGATGGTGGCGGTTGCTGCTGGGCAGCCGAGAGCAGTTCCTGCTGGTCGAAGTTGGCATCGCAGAGCATCGTCTCGCGATTGCTGTACTCCGTGTTTACATACACCGAGTCTGAGTTATTGTTGCCGACACTCGAGGGCATTGGTTGCTGTTCAATGACCGCCGGGCGTCGCAGTTGGGCAGATCCTCCAGCGTTCGGGACCGAGGCTTGGGGCGCTGTTGTTCCGGCAGAGGAGTGCAACGATGTGGTGGTCGTATTCTGCGTGGAGTTGCTCAAACCGCCACTGGAGCTTGTGTGCTGGGTGCGGTTTTCGTCTGGGTGTTACaaagaaggagaaggaaaTACTTGAAAAGGGGTTCTTTGGACTTGGGTTTGTGTACACTTACCTGCACCCACAGCGCCCAGT from Drosophila yakuba strain Tai18E2 chromosome 3L, Prin_Dyak_Tai18E2_2.1, whole genome shotgun sequence carries:
- the LOC6533495 gene encoding protein daughter of sevenless, translated to MDRTFYEGWLIKSPPTKRIWRARWRRRYFTLKQGEIPEQFCLEYYTDHNCRKLKGVIDLDQCEQVDCGLRLENRKQKFQYMFDIKTPKRTYYLAAETEADMRDWVNCICQVCHLHDTKQSNELPLGAVGADENRTQHTSSSGGLSNSTQNTTTTSLHSSAGTTAPQASVPNAGGSAQLRRPAVIEQQPMPSSVGNNNSDSVYVNTEYSNRETMLCDANFDQQELLSAAQQQPPPSPATALYLNHSALIQAQAAAAAAEQLQQQQQAARLAVSANGVVRKLPEHLVLTQQTLAEAAAQQHSSVQASPALSTASGPYIPISECFSGSPRFLPGSGTPGADVAIPNNPTTPLNNLDPKFYDTPRSHNNIGLNLTNDQSYSPKITNLSLQQLANNNASKQRSDSDSESVFTDDDEWAHPLPLRENVDRSTRPSDSSIENESFVLTYSQRFSKMPEEGGASVPPPEKNSKLAGAASLAEAGDQGTLDKLAKVLKNKNNLILDFKENEKIPRDLPQLSDTENTSPAIVARRNAHSAFIEESYDIPRSHQQPYYNVNQLLGERPVTSPHNSNPIAASTPNLMAADLGAVAAISAAANPGLVGGAQTAASSPTSARTLPRHCYTNAAPTKMEGNVFRYDFMEQADCPPVNRKLKPKVAGGLPVVEDKPPEEFPAKPPVGVEHLTNKLGAAQLQQAIGPPSVDRKCKPNAYKLGNPVTMSPATRRSSGAPLSMVLPHETDVHSPAANAFFHETRTLPRQQHRQHPNSPGSMSVQHQRTASAAAAMMSLTGAAAPKQQAAAQPEHKLQYFDLDVTNKPPLLNRSSMSVGNLYSQGGNGASGMRLAGVEAGGARAPVPSSVVYRSVDFVKTEAFKRIREERESSGNK